From one Xiphophorus hellerii strain 12219 chromosome 18, Xiphophorus_hellerii-4.1, whole genome shotgun sequence genomic stretch:
- the LOC116708320 gene encoding beta-galactosidase-1-like protein 2 has translation MNSLEGLRADSSQFTLRGEPFRILGGSIHYFRVPRPYWKDRLLKMKACGLNTLTTYVPWNLHEPERGTFNFQDQLDLRAYISLAAETGFWVILRPGPYICAEWDLGGLPSWLLQDKDIQLRTTYPGFVNAVNLYFDKLVSVVQPLMFENGGPIIALQLENEYGSYAKDDEYMPFLKNCLQSKGVNELLLTSDNWEGLRYRSMEGVLKTINLQRLSFGAIQHLACMQPQKPLMVMEYWSGWFDVWGEHHHVFNAEDMLGVVSEILERGVSINLYMFHGGTNFGFMNGAMDFGTYKPQVTSYDYDALLSEAGDCTIKYEILRDLFSRYNSKPLPEVPSPQERKAYEPVYTQLYLSLWDAVQFIDKPCRSERPINMENIPVNNNNGQSYGYTLYETTISSGGALNSGNNIRDRALVFLDREYVGCLDYKTHEVILSDAKRERTLAVLVENCGRVNYGKALDNQRKGIVGDIVLNHTPLRGFTTFCLDLKPSFIKRLSSSGQWKTDFKSVPVPGFFQARLVLDGPPKDTFIKLPNWGKGVVFVNGQNLGRYWFIGPQHFLYLPGPWLRSGENQIIIFEEEKVDGKIMFSENPEYGKTTDVYKLPFCSLL, from the exons ATGAACAGTTTGGAGGGGCTGAGGGCCGACTCCTCTCAGTTCACTCTGAGGGGGGAGCCCTTCCGCATCCTGGGAGGCTCCATTCATTACTTCCGCGTGCCCAGACCGTACTGGAAGGACCGACTACTGAAGATGAAGGCCTGTGGTCTCAATACTCTTACAAC ATATGTGCCATGGAACCTGCATGAGCCTGAAAGAGGGACATTTAACTTTCAAGATCAGCTAGATCTCAG GGCCTATATCAGCTTAGCAGCAGAGACAGGTTTCTGGGTGATTCTACGGCCAGGACCTTACATCTGTGCTGAATGGGACTTGGGTGGCTTGCCAAG CTGGTTGCTACAAGATAAAGACATTCAGCTGAGAACAACTTACCCCGGATTTGTAAATGCTGTCAACTTGTACTTTGACAAACTTGTCTCAGTTGTCCAACCTCTGATG TTTGAGAATGGAGGACCAATCATTGCTCTCCAATTAGAGAACGAGTATGGATCATATGCTAAGGACGATGAGTATATGccatttttaaagaat TGTCTCCAGTCCAAAGGGGTCAATGAGCTCCTGCTAACATCTGACAACTGGGAAGGTTTGAGATACAGAAGTATGGAGGGAG ttctaaaaacaataaatcttcAGAGGTTGTCATTTGGAGCCATTCAGCACTTAGCATGCATGCAG CCCCAGAAACCTTTAATGGTGATGGAATATTGGTCTGGGTGGTTTGATGTCTGGGGAGAGCATCATCATGTGTTCAATGCAGAAG ACATGCTTGGCGTGGTGTCAGAAATTCTGGAGAGAGGCGTTTCCATTAACCTGTACATGTTTCATGGTGGGACCAACTTTGGCTTCATGAATGGAGCAATGGACTTTGGCACCTACAAACCCCAGGTCACAAGTTATG ATTATGATGCTCTGCTATCGGAAGCTGGAGATTGCACTATCAAATATGAAATTCTGAGGGATTTATTCAGCCGGTATAACT CAAAGCCTCTTCCTGAAGTGCCTTCTCCTCAGGAGAGGAAAGCTTATGAGCCAGTGTACACGCAGCTGTACCTTTCCCTGTGGGATGCCGTACAGTTCATAGATAAG CCATGCAGGTCAGAGAGGCCGATAAACATGGAGAATATCCCagtcaacaacaacaatggTCAGTCATATGGTTATACACTGTATGAAACCACCATCAGCAGTGGAGGAGCATTAAACTCTGGGAACAACATCAGAGACAGAGCATTG GTGTTCTTGGATCGAGAATACGTAGGATGTTTGGACTACAAGACTCATGAAGTCATCTTGTCCGATGCCAAG AGAGAGAGGACCTTGGCTGTACTTGTTGAAAACTGTGGAAGAGTGAATTATGGTAAAGCTCTTGATAACCAGCGCAAAG GTATTGTGGGAGACATTGTGCTTAATCATACACCACTAAGAGGATTCACCACCTTCTGTCTTGATCTAAAGCCAAGCTTTATAAAAAG gTTGTCAAGTTCAGGTCAGTGGAAAACCGACTTCAAGTCAGTGCCAGTCCCAGGATTTTTCCAGGCCAGGCTCGTTTTGGACGGTCCTCCAAAAGACACCTTCATCAAGCTTCCT AACTGGGGTAAAGGAGTGGTGTTTGTCAATGGCCAGAACCTTGGTCGTTACTGGTTCATTGGTCCCCAGCATTTCCTCTATCTCCCAGGACCTTGGCTCAGAAGTGGAGAGAACCAG ATCATTAtttttgaagaagaaaaggttgatggaaaaattatgttttctgaaaatCCTGAATATGGAAAAACTACTGATGTCTACAAACTGCCCTTTTGCAGTCTGCTGTAA
- the ilvbl gene encoding 2-hydroxyacyl-CoA lyase 2, producing the protein MESFGCISSVLGCSACVALTGVVFAAYKLGVIYQLFHKTETKSPRHGGESVAEVLRAHGIQFLFTLVGGHISPILVACEKVGIRVVDTRHEATAVFAADAVARLSGTVGVAAVTAGPGLTNTVTAVKNAQMAESPLLLLGGAAGTLLQGRGALQDIDQMSLFRPLCKFCASIRTVREIVPTLRKALAIAQSGTPGPVFIEFPIDTLYPYHLVSKEFAVKNPPKGLMGKIVSWYLNNHLMNLFAGAWETRDVSPLPVHIPQATDYQVQRCIELVSRAKKPVILLGSQATLPPTPAEDIRKALENLGIPCFLGGMSRGMLGKDSPIHIRQNRRDALKEADLVLLAGTVCDFRLSYGRVLNRRSKIIAVNRDNSQLLKNSDMFWKPTIAIQGDAGSFIVRLSKGLKGHCCPEEWPQSLKAGDSTKEDANRAKANEKTEHHLNPLKVLHCVDELMAEDSIIVADGGDFVGSAAYIMRPRGPLRWLDPGAFGTLGVGGGFALGAKLCRPESEVWIVYGDGSLGYSVAEYDTFTRHKTPVISVVGNDACWSQISREQVPILGSNVACGLAFTDYHTVADGYGGKGYLVRREDENQLSDIIKQAQRDAKEGKATLLNVLIGKTNFREGSISV; encoded by the exons ATGGAGTCGTTCGGATGCATTTCCAGTGTCCTCGGATGCTCTGCTTGCGTTGCTCTGACTGGGGTTGTGTTTGCTGCCTACAAACTCGGTGTAATCTACCAGTTGTTTCACAAG ACTGAAACAAAGAGCCCCAGGCATGGAGGGGAGAGTGTTGCCGAAGTCCTCCGTGCGCATGGAATCCAGTTCCTTTTCACCCTCGTTGGTGGGCACATCTCTCCCATCCTGGTGGCCTGCGAGAAGGTTGGCATCCGTGTCGTTGACACCAGACACGAAGCCACTGCTGTctttgctgctgatgctgtggCGAGGCTCTCAG GCACTGTTGGAGTAGCCGCAGTGACTGCTGGCCCGGGCCTGACTAACACAGTGACAGCAGTGAAGAATGCTCAAATGGCGGAATCTCCATTGCTGCTTTTGGGAGGAGCTGCTGGTACATTACTGCAG GGCAGAGGGGCACTGCAGGACATCGACCAGATGTCTCTCTTCAGGCCTCTTTGTAAGTTCTGTGCCTCCATCCGGACCGTCAGGGAGATCGTGCCAACACTCAGGAAAGCTCTAGCCATTGCTCAGTCAGGAACTCCTGGTCCTGTTTTCATCGAGTTCCCCATTGATACGCTGTACCCATACCACCTCGTGTCCAAAGAGTTTGCTGTTAAAAATCCTCCCAAAGGGCTGATGGGAAAAATTGTCTCATG GTACCTCAATAATCACCTCATGAACCTTTTTGCTGGAGCCTGGGAGACCAGAGATGTTTCCCCACTTCCTGTTCACATCCCTCAAGCCACAGATTATCAG GTACAAAGGTGCATAGAGCTAGTGAGTCGAGCCAAGAAACCCGTCATTCTCCTTGGGAGCCAAGCTACACTCCCTCCTACGCCAGCAGAAGACATCAG gaaGGCTTTGGAGAATCTAGGTATCCCCTGCTTTCTTGGGGGTATGTCCCGGGGCATGCTGGGAAAAGACAGCCCTATCCACATCCGACAGAACAGACGGGACGCTCTCAAAGAGGCCGACCTGGTTCTCCTTGCAG gCACTGTGTGTGACTTCCGACTGAGCTATGGCAGAGTTCTGAACAGAAGGAGCAAGATAATCGCTGTCAACAGGGACAATTCACAGCTGCTGAAAAACTCTGATATGTTCTGGAAACCAACTATAGCAATTCAGG gtgaCGCTGGGTCATTTATTGTGCGTCTCTCTAAGGGGCTGAAGGGCCATTGCTGTCCTGAGGAATGGCCTCAGAGCCTCAAAGCTGGAGATTCTACCAAAGAAGATGCAAACAG GGCTAAAGCTAATGAGAAGACAGAACACCACCTAAATCCTTTAAAAGTCCTCCACTGTGTGGATGAGCTGATGGCTGAGGACAGCATCATTGTAGCAGATGGGGGAGATTTTGTGGGAAGTGCTGCCTATATAATGAGACCAAGAGGACCTTTGCGTTGGTTGGATCCAG GAGCCTTTGGAACTCTGGGAGTAGGAGGAGGTTTTGCTTTGGGAGCAAAACTGTGCCGTCCTGAGTCTGAG GTGTGGATAGTCTATGGAGACGGCTCCCTGGGCTACAGTGTTGCAGAGTATGACACATTTACCCGGCACAAG ACACCAGTTATATCTGTGGTTGGAAACGATGCGTGTTGGAGTCAGATCTCCAGAGAGCAGGTTCCCATCCTCGGTAGCAACGTGGCTTGTGGCCTTGCTTTTACAG attatcACACAGTGGCAGATGGTTATGGCGGTAAGGGCTACCTTGTCAGACGAGAAGACGAGAACCAGCTAAGTGACATCATAAAACAGGCTCAAAGGGATGCAAAGGAGGGCAAGGCTACTCTTCTCAATGTTTTGATAGGGAAGACCAATTTCAGAGAAGGATCCATCTCTGTGTAG